gtgctgaaaacacaccagcctagcaaacagctgatcagtgggagacCCTCGTTCTATaattgatggcctaacctgaggataggctattaataatttacaactggacaacccctttaaatacactgCCATATTTACAAGAAATTGACCCTCAAGCCTTGGTTAATGTAGCTGACAAGGCATGGGGGGTTGCACACGGCACCCTCTAGATAGTGAGCAAGAGACGTCACTCTTATCACAAACAAGAATATGACAGCACAAATTATGACTTTATTTGTGAAATTCACACCAAATTTGCACAAACTCATCTATTTAGATGTTTTATGCGGCACAACATTCGAATTTGACATCATTGAGAGCCGTGTCATCTTCTTCTCCTTGGGGTTTTTCCACTTTGGTTTGGACCCCACAGATCCCATGTGAGCACCTTCCACTCATTACTCCATACTCTCCCCCAGGGTTGCCACATGCTTCTATAGGTTTACCATCTGAACATAGCATCTTCACATTGTTGACCGCTGTGTCATCTCCATCACCCTGTGGATTTTCAACGATCAAGGAAAAACTTATGGGATAACCTTTGGGACACCATGTAACGGGAGTCCAGTCCCCCCAACTGTAGAGTAAGAAAGAACAGAGTTTAGATGGTTGGTTAGCGCTCGCATGACATTTGCTAACCGTGATGATATTGCCTACACTTTCTCTTGGAGGAACATGTATGTGAACACGGAGGACAGCGAGGGGATTGGAAACACTTTGTCCTCTGCTGCAGTATAACTCCCTTTCAGTACATTACGGCCGGGCTCACGCTGGTGAATTTAGATTGCGATTGCACAATCCACGAGCTTTTAAAGACATGCATTTTCGATACAAATTACGTATCCCACAAACggaagaaaaaacgcagcatgctctattctgctgcagaatctgcCTGGGCGGCCTCCATTAATGTCAACAGAGgctgtccgacccacagcccatatacaaTCAACATTGCGTATAGGCTGCAGGTACCCAAGTCATCGATAAGCGGTGGCGTAGGAAATGctaatgagcaaaaaaaaaatggactacGCATGACcgccagttagagatgagcgaacgtactcgtccgagcttgatgcttgggcgaatattagggtgttcgggatgctcgttactcttaacgagcaccacgcggtgttcgggttactttcactttcatctctgagacgttagcgtgcttttctggccaatagaaagacagggaaggcattacaacttccccctgtgacgttcaagccctataccacccccctgctgtgagtggctggcgagatcagatgtcacccgagtataaaaatcggcccctcccgcggctcgcctcagatgcgttgtgagttagctgagggaaagtgctgttgtgttggagctgctgtagggagagtgataggagtgagtgtaggcttcaagaaccccaacggtccttcttagggccacatctatccgtgtgcagtagtgtggaggctgctgttaggagtgttgcacaattttttttttttttcaaaatcggctgtgcagagcattgcgccctgcagtaatactacagggacagaagtggtggttaggcagggagagtgttaggtgtgagtgtaggcttcaagaaccccaacggtccttcttagggccacatttaaccgtgtgcagtactgtgcaagcTGCTGTTAGCagcgttgcattttttttttttttttcaaaatcggctgtgcagagcattgcgccctgcagtaatactaccgggacagaattgtgtaggcagggccagaagacatatattattgattgaatatagtcagtgggccttttctttaaaaaaaaaaaagggaaacattctatttggcctgcctctgacagtcctcagcgttctgggtacgtgtgtggtgggtgttgagaatgtaaagaaatcatacgcagccagctacgtttaacagcaggcttgcgccaatttatttcctgcctgggaaaaatcaccgctctgctgcacttcatataacactgcagttctgtggaacacatttcttatctgattgaatatagtcagtgggccttccctttaaaaaaaaaagggaaacattctatttgacctgcctctgacagtactcagcgttctgggtacgtgggtggtgggtggagaacgtaaagaaatcatacgcagccagctacgtttaacagcaggcttgcgccaatttatttcctgcctgggaaaaatcaccgctctgctgcacttcatataacactgcagttctgtggaacacagttcttatctgattgaatatagtcagtgggccttccctttaaaaaaaaaaagggaaacattctatttggcctgcaggcttgcgccaatttatttcctggctgggaaatcactggtaatacagcatgctgaggggtaggggtaggcctagaggacgtggacgtggctgaggacgcgtaggcccaagtaagggtgtgggcacaggccgagctcctgatctaggtgtatcgcagccgactgctgcgcgattaggagagaggcacgtttctggcgtccccacattcatcgcccaattaatgggtccacgtgggagacgtttattagaaaatgagcagtgtgagcaggtcctgtcgtggatggcagaaagtgcttcgagcaagctatcatccacccacagttctgcgccgtccagtgctgcaaatccgaatcctctgtctgctgctcctccttcctcccagcctcctcactccactacaatgacacatgctcaggagcgggaagactcccaggaactgttcttgggcccctgctcagattgggtagcagtggttcctctcccaccagaggagtttatcgtcactgatgcccaaccattggaaagttcccggggtccgggggatg
The nucleotide sequence above comes from Eleutherodactylus coqui strain aEleCoq1 chromosome 2, aEleCoq1.hap1, whole genome shotgun sequence. Encoded proteins:
- the LOC136610332 gene encoding vitelline membrane outer layer protein 1-like; amino-acid sequence: MLAVLLILVTLQNLVAAQKSSPSTISVPNGDRRGTWGPMEVCDKGTLVRGFQLKVERSQGSGDDTSVNAIRLYCTSKTDTNIKAMISSTEGHWGDWTPVTWCPKGYPISFSLIVENPQGDGDDTAVNNVKMLCSDGKPIEACGNPGGEYGVMSGRCSHGICGVQTKVEKPQGEEDDTALNDVKFECCAA